One Bacteroidales bacterium DNA segment encodes these proteins:
- a CDS encoding glucuronyl hydrolase — ASALIELSGYVDQPESGNYLQVAEKQIRTLSSPDYFAGAGTNGNFLLKHSVGSLPHNSEVDVPLSYADYYYVEALLRMKNRLQSKL; from the coding sequence GCCTCCGCCCTGATAGAATTAAGTGGATATGTAGACCAGCCAGAATCAGGGAACTACTTACAGGTAGCAGAGAAGCAGATCCGGACACTATCATCCCCTGATTATTTTGCCGGGGCCGGTACCAACGGTAACTTCCTCCTGAAACATTCTGTCGGTTCATTGCCGCATAATTCGGAAGTGGATGTCCCGCTTTCTTATGCCGATTATTATTATGTAGAGGCTTTATTGCGTATGAAAAACCGGTTACAATCTAAATTGTAA
- a CDS encoding uroporphyrinogen decarboxylase family protein, whose translation MNMKEWMGQVLTQKERLAIPIMTHPGIELIGKSVREAVIDGKVHFEAIQALNEKYPSAACTVIMDLTVEAEAFGAEIIFPEDEIPTVSGRLLDGLDPVKKMNIPGMDRGRLPQYLLANRLAAESISDKPVFGGCIGPFSLAGRLYDMSEMMMACYCEPETAKALLSKCSSFLTDYCLEIKKQGVNGVIIAEPAAGLLSVEGCDEFSSQYIIPIIKAVQDDSFIVVLHNCGNTGHCTSAMLNTGANAYHFGNMIDMCDVLRECPSDVLVMGNIDPVGVFRSATSGQVEQSVKELLDATSSYANFILSSGCDIPPHTPLSNIAAFYKALEEYNIRG comes from the coding sequence ATGAATATGAAAGAATGGATGGGACAGGTTCTGACGCAAAAAGAACGGCTTGCTATCCCTATTATGACCCATCCCGGGATTGAACTGATTGGGAAATCAGTCCGTGAAGCCGTTATTGATGGAAAAGTACATTTTGAAGCCATACAGGCATTAAATGAAAAATATCCATCTGCAGCATGTACGGTTATTATGGACCTGACTGTGGAAGCCGAAGCTTTCGGTGCGGAAATTATTTTCCCGGAAGATGAGATACCGACTGTTTCCGGGAGATTGCTGGACGGACTGGATCCTGTCAAGAAAATGAATATTCCGGGGATGGATCGCGGAAGGTTGCCGCAATATTTGTTGGCCAACAGGCTTGCAGCAGAGAGTATTTCGGATAAACCGGTATTCGGAGGATGTATAGGTCCGTTCTCATTGGCCGGAAGATTATATGATATGTCTGAAATGATGATGGCCTGTTATTGCGAACCGGAAACTGCAAAAGCGCTTCTTTCAAAATGTTCCTCATTCCTGACAGATTATTGTCTGGAAATAAAGAAACAGGGAGTGAACGGGGTCATCATTGCAGAACCTGCCGCAGGTCTGCTTTCGGTAGAAGGATGTGACGAGTTTTCATCGCAATACATCATACCCATAATTAAAGCGGTTCAGGATGACAGTTTTATCGTTGTATTGCATAATTGCGGAAATACGGGGCATTGTACTTCAGCTATGCTCAATACCGGGGCTAATGCCTATCATTTCGGAAATATGATCGATATGTGTGATGTTTTAAGAGAATGTCCTTCTGATGTATTGGTTATGGGGAATATAGACCCTGTAGGAGTATTCCGTAGTGCAACTTCCGGACAGGTAGAACAGTCTGTTAAGGAGTTATTGGATGCAACTTCCTCCTACGCAAATTTTATATTATCTTCCGGTTGCGATATCCCGCCACATACTCCCCTTTCCAATATAGCGGCTTTTTATAAGGCTTTGGAGGAATACAATATCCGGGGTTGA
- a CDS encoding 5-methyltetrahydrofolate--homocysteine methyltransferase, which produces MEYPFIVTQNCSCSDLEINMDDLYLLLGYGNNQPDGLILDMIRQVLSELSTFCKPMFGYCIFSSSGKEKDHIRIGNAKLRTGRIVTSSLRESEKIAVFTATIGKGFDQWNKLMKEKKDMMNLYLADCLGSVLVEACVSKMMLQLEADMMRYDMKISNNYSPGYCNWPLTDQKELFSLVPEKFCGITLTDSCLMQPIKSVSGIVGIGSQMVKRPYGCAICDMTECIRKKYS; this is translated from the coding sequence ATGGAATATCCCTTCATCGTTACTCAAAATTGTTCATGTAGTGATCTGGAAATAAATATGGATGACCTGTATCTTTTATTAGGGTACGGGAATAATCAACCGGATGGATTGATACTGGATATGATCAGACAGGTCTTATCCGAATTGTCAACCTTCTGTAAACCGATGTTTGGCTATTGTATCTTTAGCAGTTCCGGGAAGGAAAAAGACCATATCCGCATCGGAAATGCAAAACTCCGGACAGGACGTATTGTTACATCTTCATTACGGGAATCTGAAAAAATTGCTGTATTTACCGCAACAATAGGCAAGGGATTTGATCAGTGGAATAAGTTGATGAAAGAAAAAAAGGATATGATGAACCTTTATCTGGCTGATTGCCTTGGTTCTGTACTTGTCGAAGCATGTGTATCAAAGATGATGCTTCAATTAGAGGCGGATATGATGAGGTATGATATGAAGATCAGCAATAATTATAGTCCCGGGTACTGCAACTGGCCGCTCACGGATCAAAAAGAACTGTTTTCACTGGTCCCTGAAAAGTTTTGTGGTATCACCCTTACTGACTCATGCCTAATGCAACCCATAAAATCCGTGAGCGGGATTGTGGGAATTGGCAGTCAGATGGTAAAACGTCCTTATGGTTGTGCTATCTGTGATATGACGGAATGTATCAGGAAAAAATATTCATAG